The Thamnophis elegans isolate rThaEle1 chromosome Z, rThaEle1.pri, whole genome shotgun sequence genome contains a region encoding:
- the STEAP2 gene encoding metalloreductase STEAP2, which yields MESISMMGSPKVLNESFLPNGRNYIKDTSKLTVGIIGSGDFAKSLTTRLIRCGFHVVIGSRNPKFVSEFFPHVVDVTHHEDAIAKANIIFIAIRREHYAALWDLKHLLVSKILVDVSNNMKINQYPESNAEYLASLFPDSFVVKGFNVISAWALQVGPKDASRQVYVCSNNIQARHQVIELARQLSFIPIDLGTLSSAREIENLPLQLFTLWKGPVIVAVGLATFFFIYSFIRDVIHPYVRNHQSDFYKIPIEIVNKTLPVVAITLLSLVYLSGLLAAAYQLYYGTKYKSFPSWLENWLQCRKQLGLLSFFFATVHVVYSLCLPMRRSERYLFLNAAYQQVHENIENSWNEEEVWRIEMYVSFGIMSLGLLSLLAVTSIPSVNRSLNWREFSFIQSTLGYVALLISTFHVLIYGWKRAFEEECYRFYTPPNFVLALVLPCVVILGKIILLLPCIKRKLRKIRRGLEKRQFIHDGNGSDSYPSPERITIM from the exons ATGGAATCAATTTCTATGATGGGAAGTCCTAAAGTCTTAAATGAATCTTTCTTACCAAATGGCAGAAATTACATCAAAGACACCAGTAAGCTTACAGTTGGCATAATTGGAAGTGGGGATTTCGCTAAATCCTTGACAACTAGGCTTATCCGATGTGGGTTTCATGTGGTAATAGGAAGCAGAAACCCTAAATTTGTGTCGGAATTCTTTCCCCATGTTGTTGATGTCACTCATCATGAAGATGCTATCGCAAAAGCAAACATAATTTTTATCGCTATACGCAGAGAACACTATGCAGCTTTGTGGGATCTCAAGCATCTTCTTGTTAGTAAAATCCTTGTAGATGTCAGCAACAACATGAAAATTAACCAGTATCCAGAATCCAATGCGGAATACCTGGCATCCCTTTTTCCAGACTCCTTTGTTGTTAAAGGGTTCAATGTTATTTCAGCATGGGCATTGCAAGTAGGACCAAAAGATGCAAGCAGACAG gtTTATGTATGCAGTAACAACATTCAAGCTCGACATCAAGTTATTGAACTTGCTCGTCAGCTCAGTTTTATTCCTATTGATTTGGGCACTTTATCATCCGCAAGGGAAATTGAAAATTTACCTCTTCAGTTGTTCACACTCTGGAAAGGACCAGTTATAGTGGCTGTTGGCCTAGCTACCTTCTTTTTTATCTATTCTTTTATTAGAGATGTAATACATCCTTACGTGAGAAATCATCAGAGTGATTTTTATAAGATTCCTATTGAGATTGTGAACAAGACATTGCCAGTTGTTGCAATTACTTTATTATCTCTAGTGTATTTATCAGGGCTCCTGGCAGCTGCTTATCAACTTTATTATGGTACTAAATACAAATCGTTTCCATCCTGGTTAGAGAACTGGCTGCAGTGTAGAAAACAGCTTGGGTTACTTAGTTTTTTCTTTGCAACAGTTCATGTTGTTTACAGCCTTTGCTTGCCTATGAGGAGGTCAGAACGATACCTATTTTTAAATGCAGCTTATCAACAG GTccatgaaaatattgaaaattcctGGAATGAGGAAGAAGTATGGCGAATAGAAATGTATGTTTCTTTTGGAATAATGAGCCTTGGGCTGCTTTCTTTGTTGGCTGTGACTTCCATTCCATCAGTAAACAGGTCATTAAACTGGAGGGAATTCAGTTTTATTCAG TCAACCCTTGGATACGTCGCTCTTCTCATAAGTACTTTTCATGTATTAATTTATGGATGGAAAAGAGCCTTTGAAGAAGAATGCTACAGATTTTACACACCACCAAATTTTGTTCTTGCACTTGTCTTGCCTTGCGTGGTCATTCTTGGTAAGATTATTTTGCTTCTACCGTGTATAAAAAGGAAACTGAGAAAGATCAGAAGAGGATTGGAAAAAAGACAATTTATACATGATGGAAATGGATCTGATTCATATCCCTCACCAGAAAGAattacaatcatgtga